The Erigeron canadensis isolate Cc75 chromosome 4, C_canadensis_v1, whole genome shotgun sequence genome window below encodes:
- the LOC122597294 gene encoding uncharacterized protein LOC122597294: MAPPTPSKKKLHSFEMPDDLSWPNQKRNHVHMRHAPVLRTPDLDQPQTTIHKNVNKSAEAKEKHNTTTRDKRTKRTQVEANCSEKTAETKTLGNKGSKAPTFAVPTKQEKCGPSKLSIGLTREEIEEDFYGMTEKRLPRKLMKRDKSVKQHLDDLFPGLSLEGETSESLLKKFESLEALDEGN, encoded by the exons ATGGCCCCTCCCACACCCTCCAAGAAGAAGCTACATTCTTTTGAGATGCCTGATGACCTTAGCTGGCCTAATCAGAAAAGAAACCATGTGCATATGCGACATGCACCAGTACTTAGAACACCTGACCTTGACCAACCACAAACAACCATTcataaaaatgtaaacaaatcCGCTGAGGCCAAGGAGAAACACAACACTACTACACGAGATAAGCGGACTAAACGAACTCAAGTTGAAGCAAACTGTTCAGAAAAGACGGCGGAAACAAAAACATTAGGTAACAAAGGATCCAAGGCTCCTACTTTTGCAGTCCCAACTAAGCAAGAAAAGTGCGGCCCATCAAAATTATCAATCGGGCTCACCAGAGAAGAGATTGAAGAAGATTTCTATGGCATGACTGAAAAAAGGCTTCCAAGGAAACTTATGAAGCGGGACAAGTCTGTGAAGCAGCATCTTGAT GATCTCTTTCCCGGGCTTTCATTGGAGGGCGAAACTTCTGAGAGTCTACTTAAGAA GTTTGAGTCATTGGAAGCATTAGACGAAGGGAACTAA